In one window of Zhongshania aliphaticivorans DNA:
- a CDS encoding putative bifunctional diguanylate cyclase/phosphodiesterase produces MTRGTDVGQIFPMATVGTVCSPEVYSNLYPTPFLILNEKCQVLYANDVAKADIDDRICHDLTSIRRVSFLRYLKNGTADFVNWTHEDNSRPLELRIVFKNELMRCFAYKKLVEDDGFKTIHLALFVVDAKHILDAKFNAHRLAYSHTQQAIYISDESGKVTDANAAFCRIYKYAERDVIGLDEDVLFGGDSSHKRSKEILPHLLEWGSWNGRIVSLCSDGGTFQSSLSAVLVKKDQENEYYILNIVEDIQRQVKLEEKLTQNAEIDPLTGLYNRLAFNNHFDSEFKQCQRSGEGLSLIFIDLDKFKALNDKYGHDYGDELLVHVGQRLKKNLKSADFIARLGGDEFVIIMRGIFSTETLSIIGEKLIATLSAPFKLKEISYQCTSSIGIARYPEDAVVAERLVQAADNAMYQSKNAGRNRCCFFDEQVYKLASLKEERIKEIAKALTARDIKTYFQPVHNLLTGDIIAFEALSRWEREGGDVQLPVEYLPLIENDKLMIELGRGVARQVYQFCQILTRMKKPAAVSMNLSAIQLRAEEFISDVEMLFGNKGAEFCSRVSIEITEPLILDTDTVISQNITRLTTLGIKLTLDSFGKDNSSIYALKQYDFSTVKIDRIFLQSLGDDNSQDAKILTGLIQLLHNLDVDIICEGVETEAHVHFLQDRGCSLGQGWLYSEAMPMNKILEYYRHTEYGRLPVKGGPS; encoded by the coding sequence ATGACGAGGGGAACCGATGTCGGTCAAATTTTTCCTATGGCTACTGTAGGGACAGTCTGTTCGCCTGAGGTCTATAGCAATCTCTATCCAACCCCTTTTCTTATTTTGAATGAAAAATGTCAGGTTCTTTATGCCAATGACGTGGCCAAGGCCGACATTGATGATCGTATTTGTCATGATTTGACGAGTATCAGGCGAGTTAGCTTTCTGCGTTATTTAAAAAATGGCACGGCAGATTTTGTTAATTGGACACATGAAGATAATAGTCGGCCTCTTGAACTCAGGATCGTTTTCAAAAATGAGCTTATGCGTTGTTTTGCCTATAAAAAACTCGTTGAGGATGACGGCTTTAAAACGATCCATCTCGCTTTGTTTGTTGTCGATGCAAAACACATACTTGATGCCAAGTTTAATGCCCATAGGCTAGCTTATAGTCACACACAGCAGGCGATTTATATATCGGATGAGTCGGGCAAGGTAACGGATGCCAACGCTGCTTTTTGTAGAATATATAAATACGCTGAGCGGGATGTAATCGGTCTAGATGAAGATGTATTGTTTGGCGGGGATAGTAGTCATAAGCGTTCCAAAGAGATTCTTCCTCATCTTTTGGAGTGGGGCTCGTGGAATGGGCGGATTGTTAGTCTTTGCAGTGACGGTGGTACTTTTCAGTCTTCTTTGAGTGCGGTCTTGGTAAAAAAAGACCAAGAGAATGAGTACTATATTCTTAATATTGTTGAGGATATTCAACGCCAGGTTAAGCTAGAGGAAAAGTTAACCCAGAATGCAGAAATTGACCCTTTAACAGGCTTGTATAATCGACTTGCCTTTAACAATCATTTTGACAGTGAATTTAAGCAATGTCAGCGAAGTGGCGAAGGCTTGTCATTGATTTTTATCGATCTTGATAAATTTAAAGCCTTAAATGATAAGTATGGTCACGATTATGGTGATGAACTGCTTGTGCATGTTGGTCAGAGGCTAAAGAAAAATTTAAAAAGTGCTGATTTTATTGCTCGACTTGGAGGGGATGAGTTCGTCATTATTATGCGGGGAATATTTTCTACCGAGACTCTTTCTATCATTGGCGAAAAGTTGATCGCGACGTTGTCAGCACCCTTTAAACTAAAGGAAATCAGTTATCAGTGCACCTCTAGTATTGGTATAGCGCGTTACCCTGAGGATGCCGTGGTGGCGGAACGGTTAGTTCAGGCTGCCGATAATGCAATGTATCAATCAAAGAATGCAGGCCGAAATAGGTGCTGCTTTTTTGATGAGCAAGTTTACAAGTTGGCTAGCCTAAAAGAGGAGCGAATCAAGGAGATCGCCAAGGCTTTAACCGCTCGTGATATAAAAACCTATTTCCAACCCGTACACAACTTGCTTACTGGCGATATCATTGCATTTGAGGCCCTTTCTAGGTGGGAGCGTGAGGGAGGGGATGTTCAGTTACCGGTTGAATACCTGCCGCTTATTGAAAATGATAAGCTAATGATCGAGCTAGGTCGGGGTGTGGCCAGACAGGTTTATCAATTTTGCCAGATATTAACTCGAATGAAGAAGCCCGCGGCTGTCTCTATGAATTTATCAGCCATACAGCTCCGTGCTGAAGAGTTTATCTCTGATGTAGAGATGTTATTTGGTAATAAGGGCGCTGAATTTTGCAGTAGAGTCTCTATTGAGATAACTGAACCCCTTATTCTTGATACTGACACGGTGATTAGTCAGAATATTACTCGACTTACTACATTGGGAATAAAGTTAACTCTTGATAGCTTTGGTAAAGATAATTCTTCAATCTATGCACTCAAGCAGTATGATTTTTCTACTGTTAAGATTGATCGAATTTTTTTACAATCACTTGGCGATGATAATTCTCAGGACGCGAAAATTCTCACGGGTTTGATTCAATTACTGCATAATCTCGATGTGGATATTATCTGTGAAGGGGTCGAAACTGAAGCGCATGTCCATTTTCTTCAGGATAGGGGGTGTTCTTTGGGTCAGGGATGGCTGTATTCTGAGGCAATGCCCATGAATAAAATTTTAGAGTATTATCGGCATACAGAGTATGGTCGCCTGCCTGTTAAAGGTGGTCCTTCTTGA
- a CDS encoding response regulator produces the protein MTEQKAKILIVDDEPASLETLCVMLEHGCDLIKATTAQEGLDALLSQNIDLVLLDVDLPDQSGFDVCKQIKSNSETAAVPVIFLTGYDGIVFEAQAFQAGAVDFITKPASPYRVLMRVNAHLKSEYYIELNTTVDV, from the coding sequence TTGACTGAACAAAAAGCCAAAATATTAATTGTAGACGACGAGCCCGCGTCGCTAGAAACACTTTGTGTCATGCTTGAGCATGGTTGCGATTTGATAAAAGCGACGACGGCCCAAGAGGGCTTGGACGCGCTTCTTTCACAGAATATTGATCTGGTTCTCTTGGATGTGGACTTGCCTGACCAGTCTGGTTTTGATGTGTGCAAGCAAATAAAGAGCAATTCTGAGACGGCAGCTGTACCTGTCATATTTCTAACTGGCTATGATGGCATTGTGTTTGAGGCCCAGGCATTTCAAGCTGGTGCGGTAGATTTTATAACCAAACCGGCTAGCCCTTACCGTGTGTTAATGAGGGTAAACGCTCATCTTAAATCAGAGTATTACATTGAGCTAAATACAACGGTTGATGTTTAA
- a CDS encoding Hpt domain-containing protein: MSKNTSNKQPSALADIFSHPEFKAAASIHSQVGDSGYTRIITAFLNGIKEELNRLESLEIMRQEEKRQLFHKVAGAASAVGAAKLEAISRSMEAEILNHPTISTEPLTLEIKTTIALLEKHLVAVS; this comes from the coding sequence ATGAGTAAAAACACGAGCAATAAGCAACCGTCTGCATTAGCAGATATTTTTTCACACCCTGAATTTAAGGCGGCAGCAAGTATCCACAGCCAAGTCGGAGACAGTGGTTATACACGCATTATCACGGCTTTTCTGAATGGAATAAAAGAAGAGCTAAATCGCTTAGAGTCTTTGGAAATAATGAGACAGGAAGAAAAAAGGCAGCTATTTCATAAAGTTGCTGGCGCAGCTAGCGCCGTCGGGGCTGCGAAATTAGAAGCCATCAGCCGTAGCATGGAAGCTGAGATCCTAAATCACCCCACCATCTCGACAGAGCCACTCACACTCGAAATAAAAACTACCATCGCCCTATTAGAAAAACACCTAGTAGCCGTAAGTTAA
- a CDS encoding TonB-dependent receptor, producing MQQRLSPELKNRRHLLHAGICLAIASSINSAYAAPMLEEVLVTAQKRSQSTQDIPVAVTGLTGNQLDKYGFENASDISAQVPNMQVSGPYGDIQPIFAIRGVSMSDYSSNQASPIGVYVDETYLAPVYSHGANFFDIERLEVLRGPQGTLYGKNTTGGAINIITRTPQFNDEPSNYIKLGAGSYNATSAEAGVETQLIDGILSARGALSFKRDEGYVDIVGRDENGGQTDFQGGRLALHFAPNDTWDVVFKYTKSGNDALSTPARNEGRTDLLGSPDSDYNGYSRQSRDLDFHETEANEVGALITNTDIAGLTVTFAGDNYSITSVSSYYDADYYQKADTDGSPNDLLTITWSSDTIGYSQDLRFSSEFDGMFNIIAGVYFGYEDQYMHNIYDIFDTPPDVRVGVAKPDTAQQYPFLLDYGMLDQRMETQKTSLAAYSQMRFDFSDRFGMDLGLRYTKDGNKQTYFNISRVGYDGSPRGTYVPGNTTGVDDAYISLPLSQSQLIDILGDPTLLANLLNIGYTHGAYTLDSAPELEANEAEWTGKIGLDYRINEDVMVYVSASHGYRSGSFNGGAYYLERPIETAYASPEYIDAFEVGFKADLLDNSMRLNAALFSYDYTDQQFINVVGFSNFLENAGSSQIAGAEAELWARLTEKLTLQIGFGYLQTEFSELTLANTETIADADDRVDLSGNELISAPKFNYSISLDYDIWVTDAGYLTANVNGNFQDDQWYSAYNDQYGYGEIRQDAYWLYNARTSWHASDDSYSVSLWVKNIMDKEYDSYAINLQAGFGHDNYLAGPPRSYGAEVTYRF from the coding sequence ATGCAGCAACGTCTTTCGCCTGAACTTAAAAATCGCCGTCATCTTCTACACGCGGGCATTTGCCTAGCCATAGCTAGCTCTATCAATAGCGCTTATGCCGCCCCCATGCTTGAAGAAGTCTTGGTTACTGCGCAAAAACGCAGCCAAAGCACCCAGGATATCCCTGTCGCAGTCACCGGCCTTACCGGCAATCAACTCGACAAATACGGCTTCGAAAACGCCAGCGACATTTCAGCCCAAGTACCAAATATGCAGGTCAGCGGCCCTTATGGTGACATCCAGCCCATCTTTGCTATTCGCGGCGTCAGCATGTCTGATTACAGCTCAAACCAAGCCAGCCCTATTGGGGTCTACGTTGACGAAACCTATCTTGCCCCTGTGTATAGCCACGGTGCCAACTTTTTCGACATCGAACGCTTAGAAGTCTTGCGCGGACCGCAGGGCACGCTGTACGGTAAAAATACTACCGGCGGTGCAATCAATATTATTACTCGTACACCGCAATTTAATGACGAGCCAAGCAACTACATCAAACTTGGAGCAGGAAGCTACAATGCAACTAGCGCTGAAGCTGGTGTAGAAACCCAGCTTATCGACGGTATTCTCTCTGCTCGAGGAGCGCTAAGCTTTAAGCGTGACGAAGGCTATGTCGACATCGTCGGCCGCGATGAGAACGGCGGCCAAACTGATTTTCAAGGTGGGCGCCTCGCACTTCACTTCGCACCTAACGATACTTGGGATGTGGTGTTTAAATACACTAAATCCGGCAATGACGCCTTAAGCACGCCTGCTCGTAACGAAGGCCGAACAGACCTTTTAGGTTCACCAGACTCAGATTACAACGGCTACTCTCGTCAAAGCCGCGACCTCGACTTCCACGAAACGGAAGCCAATGAAGTCGGCGCGCTCATCACCAACACGGATATTGCTGGCCTGACGGTAACTTTCGCCGGCGACAATTACTCGATTACATCGGTGTCGTCATACTACGATGCTGACTATTATCAAAAAGCCGACACCGATGGCTCACCCAACGACCTACTGACCATTACGTGGTCTTCAGACACCATTGGCTACAGCCAAGACCTGCGCTTCTCATCTGAGTTCGATGGCATGTTTAATATCATTGCTGGTGTCTATTTCGGCTACGAAGACCAGTATATGCACAATATCTATGACATCTTCGACACACCACCCGATGTGCGTGTTGGCGTTGCAAAGCCTGACACTGCTCAGCAGTATCCATTCCTGCTCGATTACGGCATGCTCGATCAGCGCATGGAGACTCAAAAAACCAGCTTAGCGGCTTACTCGCAAATGCGTTTTGATTTTAGTGATCGCTTTGGTATGGATCTGGGCTTGAGATACACCAAAGATGGCAACAAGCAAACCTACTTCAATATTTCACGTGTAGGTTATGACGGCAGCCCTAGAGGCACCTACGTCCCTGGCAACACTACCGGCGTAGACGATGCCTACATCTCATTACCTTTATCGCAATCACAACTTATCGATATTCTTGGTGATCCAACGTTACTGGCGAACCTGCTTAATATTGGCTACACCCATGGCGCTTACACACTTGATTCTGCTCCAGAGCTTGAAGCCAACGAAGCGGAGTGGACGGGTAAAATTGGCCTAGACTATCGCATCAATGAAGACGTCATGGTCTACGTCAGTGCGAGCCATGGTTACCGAAGTGGTAGCTTCAACGGCGGCGCTTACTACTTAGAGCGCCCCATTGAAACGGCGTATGCCTCACCTGAATACATAGACGCCTTTGAAGTTGGCTTTAAAGCCGATCTTCTCGACAACAGCATGCGCTTAAACGCAGCGCTATTTTCCTATGATTATACCGACCAGCAGTTTATCAACGTTGTTGGCTTTTCAAACTTCCTAGAAAACGCTGGCAGCTCACAAATTGCCGGTGCGGAAGCCGAGTTATGGGCTCGTTTAACAGAAAAACTGACCTTGCAAATTGGCTTCGGCTATCTGCAAACAGAGTTCTCTGAGCTGACTTTGGCGAATACCGAAACTATCGCCGACGCAGATGACCGCGTTGACCTCAGTGGCAACGAGCTCATTTCTGCCCCTAAGTTTAACTACAGCATCTCGCTCGATTACGATATCTGGGTTACCGACGCGGGCTACCTCACGGCAAACGTTAACGGCAACTTCCAAGACGATCAGTGGTATAGCGCTTACAATGACCAATACGGCTACGGTGAAATTCGTCAAGATGCCTACTGGCTATATAATGCACGTACAAGCTGGCACGCCAGTGATGACAGCTACTCAGTGTCTTTATGGGTGAAAAACATAATGGACAAAGAGTACGATAGTTACGCAATTAACCTGCAGGCAGGCTTCGGTCATGACAACTACTTGGCAGGCCCACCGCGCAGCTATGGAGCAGAAGTAACCTACCGCTTCTGA
- a CDS encoding AraC family transcriptional regulator: MRPLIRTSAISGYKELVRELGAEPEPLLLQFNIDPDRLDDLNYLIFFHSLMQLLEASAEKLQCPDFGLRLSEKQNMETLGPIAIMARTSSTVGDALFCIARYISHHSPAITLGLDDTSAPQFPRMILDINVSDFPYRHQTVEMCIGLMANIHAILTENRKKPEAVLFRHSRALDLKTYKRHFGCPVLFNQECNALVLTPEQFDFPIRTADAFQRDVIANYVIKKSGSSPLSFIEQTNFIISRLLPTQCCNIKTVANELFMHQRTLQRRLKEEGHIFADMVDNIRKQDAQNFLAERRMPMAQIAGILGYQEQSSFNRAVKRWFGVTPNTYRKSLYKPAK; encoded by the coding sequence ATGCGCCCTTTGATACGCACATCAGCTATCAGCGGATACAAAGAACTTGTTCGCGAGCTTGGCGCAGAACCTGAACCCCTGCTATTACAATTTAATATCGACCCTGACCGCCTCGACGACCTTAACTATCTTATTTTCTTTCACAGCTTAATGCAGCTGCTAGAAGCTTCCGCAGAAAAACTACAATGCCCCGATTTTGGCTTGCGCCTGTCTGAAAAACAAAATATGGAAACCCTTGGCCCCATTGCAATTATGGCCAGAACATCAAGCACTGTCGGCGACGCACTATTTTGCATTGCACGCTATATCTCCCATCACAGCCCTGCAATTACACTTGGCCTAGACGACACGTCGGCCCCCCAATTCCCCAGAATGATACTAGATATCAATGTAAGTGACTTCCCATACCGCCATCAAACTGTGGAAATGTGTATTGGCTTAATGGCAAATATTCACGCCATCCTCACTGAAAACCGGAAAAAACCGGAAGCGGTATTATTTCGGCACAGTAGAGCCTTAGATTTAAAAACCTATAAACGACACTTTGGATGCCCAGTACTTTTTAATCAGGAGTGCAATGCACTGGTATTAACGCCAGAGCAATTTGATTTCCCTATTCGTACCGCTGACGCGTTTCAACGGGACGTCATCGCCAACTACGTCATAAAGAAAAGCGGAAGCTCACCATTAAGCTTTATTGAACAGACTAACTTCATCATTAGCCGCTTACTTCCAACCCAGTGCTGCAATATCAAAACCGTAGCGAATGAACTGTTTATGCATCAACGCACCTTACAGCGACGACTAAAAGAAGAAGGCCATATTTTTGCCGACATGGTCGACAACATAAGAAAGCAGGATGCGCAAAACTTTCTAGCTGAACGTCGTATGCCAATGGCCCAAATTGCTGGAATACTTGGCTACCAAGAACAAAGCTCGTTCAATCGCGCCGTAAAACGCTGGTTTGGGGTTACGCCTAATACGTATCGTAAATCGCTATACAAACCAGCAAAATAA
- a CDS encoding SMP-30/gluconolactonase/LRE family protein, producing the protein MGYFIRGFAIACLLVIIVGLALYARSPIDAVAFEAPIENGLTGEFASNERLAEVATYLRAYGTGPEDIVQGPNGEFYTGYQDGRIVRFNVSEGRVLSGSLEEFINTGGRPLGMAFDHAGNLVVADAFEGLLSVSPAGEVTKLVAYSDDPTLRFIDDVDIAGDGTIWFSDASGRFGLHDYIYDLVEASATGRLLSYTPSTGKTKVHLTGLYFANGVALGPDDKWVLVNETGASRITRLWLTGAVAGSHDVFIENLPGMPDNISFNGVDTFWVAMPALRSKEIDALAQFPFVRKLVGGLPASLLVPSSKLGFVMGLGIDGEVKFNLQSASGVYHTVTSVNEYDGYVWLGSLAMPSIAAFPKALVH; encoded by the coding sequence ATGGGATATTTTATTCGTGGTTTCGCCATTGCGTGTCTGTTAGTGATTATTGTTGGCTTGGCGCTGTATGCCCGCTCGCCAATTGATGCCGTGGCTTTTGAAGCGCCAATAGAAAATGGCTTAACAGGCGAGTTTGCGTCTAATGAGCGTTTGGCTGAGGTGGCCACCTATTTACGTGCTTATGGCACTGGCCCAGAGGATATTGTTCAAGGGCCTAATGGCGAGTTTTACACTGGTTATCAAGATGGCCGTATTGTGCGGTTTAACGTCAGTGAAGGGCGAGTGCTTAGCGGTTCGCTTGAGGAGTTTATCAATACAGGCGGTCGACCTTTAGGTATGGCATTTGACCATGCGGGAAACCTAGTCGTTGCGGACGCCTTTGAAGGGCTGTTGTCGGTATCGCCCGCAGGAGAGGTGACTAAGCTAGTTGCGTATTCTGACGATCCTACATTGCGTTTTATTGATGATGTGGATATTGCTGGCGATGGCACTATTTGGTTTAGCGATGCCTCGGGCAGGTTTGGTTTGCATGATTATATCTATGATTTAGTTGAGGCCAGCGCGACTGGGCGCCTACTGAGTTATACGCCATCAACGGGCAAAACTAAGGTGCATTTAACCGGTTTGTATTTTGCCAATGGTGTGGCTCTTGGGCCAGATGATAAGTGGGTGCTGGTTAATGAAACCGGCGCGTCGCGAATAACCCGATTGTGGTTGACGGGGGCAGTGGCGGGAAGCCACGATGTTTTTATAGAGAACTTGCCAGGCATGCCAGATAACATAAGTTTTAATGGTGTGGATACGTTTTGGGTAGCGATGCCCGCTTTGCGAAGTAAAGAAATAGATGCCCTAGCGCAATTCCCTTTTGTTCGTAAACTGGTGGGTGGATTGCCAGCATCATTGCTAGTGCCATCTAGCAAATTGGGGTTTGTTATGGGTTTAGGTATTGATGGTGAGGTCAAGTTTAATCTTCAGTCTGCAAGCGGGGTTTATCACACTGTAACCAGTGTTAATGAGTATGATGGTTATGTCTGGCTGGGCAGTTTAGCAATGCCATCAATTGCTGCCTTTCCTAAAGCGCTTGTTCATTAA
- the fghA gene encoding S-formylglutathione hydrolase yields MNIENISSNKTFGGWHKQYSHRSAVLNCDMRFAIFLPPQASDGTKVPAVYWLSGLTCSDENFMQKSGAQRVAAELGIAIIAPDTSPRGDDVADNDSYDLGTGAGFYVNASQAPWNRHYRMYDYVVEELPALIEASFPISDRKSISGHSMGGHGALTIALKNPLQYQSVSAFSPISNPVNCPWGEKAFSQYLGNDKSQWLAHDASELMRTAQQFLPAKVEQGNADPFLEEQLKPETLVAAAKASGYPLELNSHDGYDHSYYFIASFIEEHLRFHASYLRT; encoded by the coding sequence ATGAATATTGAAAACATAAGTAGTAATAAAACTTTTGGCGGCTGGCATAAGCAATATAGCCACCGCTCTGCGGTGCTTAATTGCGACATGCGGTTTGCCATTTTTCTGCCGCCCCAAGCGTCTGACGGCACAAAAGTACCCGCTGTATACTGGCTGTCTGGCCTAACCTGTAGCGATGAAAATTTTATGCAAAAAAGCGGCGCTCAGCGAGTGGCCGCCGAACTTGGCATAGCGATTATTGCCCCTGACACCAGCCCACGAGGCGATGATGTTGCCGACAATGATAGCTACGATTTAGGGACTGGTGCCGGCTTTTACGTGAATGCCAGCCAAGCGCCTTGGAATCGCCACTACCGCATGTACGATTACGTTGTGGAAGAATTACCCGCATTAATAGAAGCCAGCTTTCCCATCTCTGATCGCAAGTCAATTTCCGGACACTCCATGGGCGGGCATGGCGCGCTTACTATCGCGCTTAAAAACCCACTTCAATATCAGTCTGTGTCTGCATTTAGCCCCATAAGCAACCCTGTTAATTGCCCATGGGGAGAAAAGGCTTTTTCACAATACTTAGGCAATGACAAAAGCCAATGGCTAGCACACGACGCCAGCGAATTAATGCGCACAGCACAACAATTTTTGCCGGCTAAAGTTGAACAAGGAAACGCCGACCCCTTCTTAGAAGAACAATTAAAACCTGAAACGCTTGTTGCTGCGGCAAAGGCCAGCGGATATCCCTTGGAGCTAAATAGCCACGACGGCTACGATCATAGCTATTACTTTATCGCCAGCTTTATTGAAGAGCACCTGAGGTTTCACGCCAGTTATTTGCGTACTTAA
- a CDS encoding S-(hydroxymethyl)glutathione dehydrogenase/class III alcohol dehydrogenase — protein MSEQFIKSKAAIAWGPGQPLKIEEVDVMPPKAGEVLVRIVATGVCHTDAFTLSGDDPEGIFPAILGHEGGGIVEQIGEGVTSVAVGDHVIPLYTPECGECKFCLSGKTNLCQKIRETQGKGLMPDGTTRFYKDGQPIFHYMGCSTFSEYTVLPEISLAKVNPNAPLEEVCLLGCGVTTGMGAVMNTAKVKEGDTVAIFGLGGIGLSAVIGAAMAKASRIIAIDINESKFDLAKKLGATDCVNPKLFDKPIQDVIVDMTDGGVDFSFECIGNVNTMRSALECCHKGWGESVIIGVAGSGQEISTRPFQLVTGRVWRGTAFGGVRGRSELPDYVERYLAGEFKLSDFITHTMPLEEINEAFDLMHEGKSIRSVVHY, from the coding sequence ATGTCAGAACAATTTATTAAATCCAAAGCCGCCATTGCTTGGGGACCAGGTCAGCCACTCAAAATAGAAGAGGTAGACGTAATGCCACCCAAGGCAGGAGAAGTACTTGTTCGTATTGTTGCAACAGGGGTCTGCCACACCGATGCGTTCACCTTATCTGGCGATGACCCAGAAGGCATCTTCCCTGCCATTCTTGGCCATGAAGGAGGCGGCATTGTCGAACAGATTGGCGAGGGTGTTACCAGTGTTGCAGTAGGCGACCACGTCATTCCGCTTTACACACCCGAATGTGGCGAGTGTAAGTTTTGTCTATCTGGCAAAACCAATCTATGTCAGAAAATTCGCGAAACCCAGGGCAAAGGCCTCATGCCAGACGGCACTACTCGCTTTTATAAAGACGGCCAACCCATTTTCCACTATATGGGCTGCTCAACTTTTTCCGAATATACCGTCTTGCCTGAGATCTCATTAGCCAAGGTTAACCCTAATGCACCGCTTGAAGAGGTGTGTCTTCTCGGTTGCGGCGTAACAACAGGCATGGGCGCGGTGATGAATACCGCCAAAGTAAAAGAGGGCGACACCGTTGCTATTTTTGGTCTTGGAGGCATCGGCCTATCAGCGGTAATTGGCGCAGCCATGGCCAAAGCCAGCCGTATTATTGCCATTGATATTAATGAATCCAAATTTGACCTTGCTAAAAAGCTAGGTGCAACGGACTGTGTTAACCCCAAGCTCTTTGATAAACCAATCCAAGACGTCATCGTTGATATGACCGATGGCGGCGTAGACTTTTCATTTGAGTGTATTGGCAACGTCAACACGATGCGCTCTGCTCTTGAATGCTGCCATAAAGGCTGGGGAGAATCCGTCATCATTGGTGTCGCAGGATCTGGGCAAGAAATATCGACCCGCCCCTTCCAGCTCGTTACCGGCCGAGTTTGGCGAGGCACTGCCTTTGGTGGCGTTAGAGGCCGCTCGGAATTACCCGACTACGTAGAACGTTACTTGGCTGGCGAGTTTAAACTAAGTGATTTCATCACCCATACCATGCCCTTAGAAGAAATTAACGAGGCTTTCGATTTAATGCACGAAGGTAAGAGTATTCGCTCAGTGGTGCACTATTAA
- a CDS encoding LysR substrate-binding domain-containing protein: MMIWSGVSEFVAVAETGSFTAAAKRLRLSVAQISRQVTALEARLNVRLLHRTTRKVMLTEAGAVYFRHCSHALEGLDEAERAVSDLQSTPQGKIKLTAPITFGEERIMPLVNDFMVLHPQLEVECHLSNQLVDILADGYDLAIRLGHLPDSSMIARKLSVRRRFVCAAPGYINRFGVPHTLSELEQHHCLVGGAGYWRFVEGGKARSIKVSGPLRCNSAYALVDAALKNLGLIQVPDYYVQEHIQQGRLLTALEPYCEPDEGIWAVYPFNRQLSPKIKSLVAYLSEHMSAI, translated from the coding sequence ATGATGATTTGGAGTGGGGTTAGCGAATTTGTTGCGGTGGCGGAAACGGGCAGTTTTACGGCGGCGGCAAAGCGCTTGCGGTTATCGGTAGCGCAAATTAGTCGACAAGTGACCGCGCTTGAGGCTCGCCTTAATGTTAGGTTGCTTCACCGAACAACCCGTAAAGTTATGTTGACTGAGGCGGGGGCGGTGTACTTTCGCCATTGTAGCCATGCCCTTGAGGGTTTGGATGAGGCTGAAAGAGCGGTGTCTGACCTTCAGTCGACGCCGCAGGGTAAAATTAAGCTCACGGCGCCGATTACCTTCGGGGAGGAGCGCATCATGCCGCTGGTTAATGATTTTATGGTGCTGCATCCTCAGTTGGAGGTCGAGTGTCACTTATCTAATCAGCTGGTAGATATTTTAGCCGATGGTTATGACTTGGCTATTCGTCTTGGGCATTTACCAGATTCTAGTATGATAGCGCGCAAGCTGTCGGTGCGTCGCCGATTTGTGTGTGCGGCTCCAGGCTATATTAATCGTTTTGGTGTACCCCACACATTGTCTGAGCTTGAGCAGCATCACTGCCTAGTGGGTGGAGCGGGTTATTGGCGTTTTGTAGAGGGGGGGAAGGCGCGAAGTATAAAGGTATCTGGCCCCCTGCGGTGTAATAGTGCCTACGCGCTGGTGGATGCAGCGCTGAAAAACTTGGGTTTAATACAGGTGCCAGATTACTACGTGCAAGAGCACATACAGCAAGGGCGTTTGCTGACGGCGCTGGAGCCTTATTGTGAGCCAGACGAGGGGATTTGGGCTGTTTACCCCTTTAATAGACAGTTATCGCCAAAAATTAAAAGTTTGGTCGCTTATTTGTCAGAGCATATGTCGGCTATCTAA
- a CDS encoding nuclear transport factor 2 family protein yields the protein MPNQLANWHQLISSGDVSKLDDILADNASFHSPVVHTPQLGKDITKMYLSAAFHVLLNESFHYVREVTDANNTILEFMVDVDGVQVNGVDMIHWDQDGKIDDFKVMLRPYKAINLIKDKMKEMLERL from the coding sequence ATGCCCAACCAGCTAGCCAATTGGCACCAACTCATATCGTCAGGAGATGTGTCAAAACTTGATGACATTCTCGCCGACAACGCAAGCTTTCACTCCCCTGTAGTACACACGCCACAGCTCGGTAAAGACATCACAAAAATGTACCTAAGCGCAGCTTTTCACGTACTTCTGAATGAAAGCTTTCATTACGTCCGCGAAGTGACTGATGCTAATAATACGATTTTGGAATTTATGGTTGATGTCGACGGAGTTCAAGTCAATGGCGTAGACATGATTCACTGGGATCAAGATGGCAAAATTGATGACTTTAAAGTGATGTTACGCCCCTACAAGGCCATTAATTTAATAAAAGACAAAATGAAAGAGATGCTTGAACGCCTTTAG